In Polyangiaceae bacterium, a genomic segment contains:
- a CDS encoding DUF4345 family protein, with the protein MKALARICLWLYVLVFIGAGGAMLIGAKDAAQMVGVSTEMLEQSGVASLLNQLRYMGAIAIGFGAAVAVLNKQILTEKRHASLFVVVLLLMPVSRTISLFIDGFPHFSLLLLMLGEYGLFTIFFLHTKRNVWSKGKAGAEEGAVPTTDGLDPELAELAEAAIAADKPKATSKASAKS; encoded by the coding sequence GTGAAAGCGCTGGCTCGGATTTGCTTGTGGCTCTACGTCCTCGTGTTCATCGGCGCGGGCGGCGCGATGCTGATCGGCGCCAAAGACGCCGCGCAAATGGTGGGCGTCAGCACAGAGATGCTGGAACAGAGCGGCGTCGCGTCGCTGCTCAACCAGCTGCGCTACATGGGCGCCATCGCCATTGGCTTCGGTGCTGCCGTCGCGGTGCTCAACAAGCAGATCCTCACGGAGAAGCGTCACGCCTCGCTGTTCGTCGTCGTGCTGCTCTTGATGCCGGTATCGCGCACCATCTCGCTCTTCATCGACGGCTTTCCGCACTTCTCCTTGCTGCTCTTGATGCTCGGCGAGTACGGCCTCTTCACGATCTTCTTTCTGCACACCAAGCGCAACGTCTGGAGCAAGGGCAAAGCGGGCGCCGAAGAGGGCGCCGTCCCCACAACGGATGGCCTGGATCCGGAGCTCGCGGAGCTGGCTGAAGCAGCCATCGCGGCGGACAAGCCCAAGGCCACCAGCAAAGCTTCAGCCAAGTCCTGA
- a CDS encoding NAD-dependent epimerase/dehydratase family protein: MKRAMVTGGCGFLGSSIVRLLLERGVEVSVMALPNEPLDNLAGLDVEIQRGNVLDLEACRRAVSGIDTLFHAAAVYKSFMPDPRPMYEVNLRGTFNMLEAARRAEVERTIYTASIVSLGRPAPGRLGDESSAYEAWDVEMHYSRSKYHSREVAEGFSAWGMDVRVVCPGAVLGPGDIAPTPTGQTVINTLQTPGPAVTTEGGMSYVDVRDAAMVHLLAAEKGRAGERYIATAHNLSNADLMRAILSASGDKRSIRRLPTGLTKRLVRGMERISILRGKEPPVTSAFFEYTLKPGFYSNEKSILELGASYRDFAETLRDAIAYFRERGLLH, from the coding sequence GTGAAGCGAGCGATGGTCACTGGTGGCTGCGGCTTCCTGGGCAGCTCGATTGTGCGGCTCTTGCTCGAGCGCGGCGTAGAAGTCAGCGTGATGGCGTTGCCCAACGAGCCCCTGGATAACCTCGCGGGACTCGACGTGGAGATCCAGCGCGGTAACGTGCTCGATTTGGAGGCCTGTCGGCGCGCCGTGAGCGGCATCGACACGCTCTTCCACGCGGCAGCGGTGTACAAGTCTTTCATGCCAGACCCTCGTCCGATGTACGAGGTGAACCTGCGCGGCACCTTCAACATGCTAGAAGCCGCAAGACGTGCCGAGGTCGAGCGGACGATCTACACAGCGAGCATTGTTTCCCTAGGGAGACCAGCGCCCGGGCGTCTAGGCGATGAGAGCTCCGCCTATGAAGCCTGGGACGTCGAGATGCACTACAGCCGCTCGAAGTACCACTCGCGGGAGGTGGCCGAAGGCTTCTCCGCTTGGGGTATGGATGTGCGAGTGGTCTGCCCGGGGGCGGTGCTCGGCCCCGGAGACATTGCGCCGACGCCAACCGGGCAGACGGTGATCAACACATTGCAGACCCCCGGGCCAGCGGTCACCACCGAGGGCGGCATGAGCTACGTCGATGTCCGTGACGCCGCAATGGTGCATCTCCTCGCAGCGGAGAAAGGTCGCGCGGGTGAGCGCTACATCGCAACAGCGCACAACTTGAGCAACGCCGACCTGATGCGAGCGATCCTGAGCGCTTCCGGCGACAAGCGGTCCATCCGGCGCCTCCCGACGGGCCTAACCAAGCGCCTGGTGCGCGGCATGGAGCGCATTTCAATTCTGCGCGGAAAGGAGCCGCCCGTCACCAGCGCCTTCTTCGAGTACACACTCAAGCCCGGTTTCTACTCCAACGAAAAGTCGATCCTGGAGCTCGGCGCCAGCTACCGCGACTTCGCAGAGACGCTGCGCGACGCCATCGCCTACTTCCGGGAGCGCGGGCTACTTCACTAG
- a CDS encoding class I SAM-dependent methyltransferase, whose translation MSLRSLGLPDNVYSYLLNHSLREPEVLAALRKETAEHPAARMQISPEQGQFMRLLVELMGVRRAIEVGVFTGYSSLSVALAMPEDGKLLACDVNAEFTAIAKKYWERAGVSHKCELVLAPAAETLKARLAAGEAGSYDIAFIDADKGGYLTYYEHCLELLRPGGLILVDNVLWSGAVADPSDQDEDTVTIRKLNEHIHQDERVSVSMLPLGDGLYLARKR comes from the coding sequence ATGTCTCTACGCAGTCTCGGCCTCCCCGATAACGTCTATTCCTACCTGCTGAATCACTCACTCCGTGAGCCGGAAGTGCTCGCCGCTTTGCGCAAGGAGACGGCGGAACACCCCGCCGCACGCATGCAGATTTCCCCCGAGCAAGGGCAGTTCATGCGCTTGCTGGTGGAGCTCATGGGGGTGAGGCGCGCCATCGAGGTTGGAGTGTTCACCGGCTACAGCTCCCTGAGTGTGGCGCTCGCGATGCCGGAGGATGGGAAGCTCCTGGCTTGCGACGTGAACGCCGAGTTCACCGCGATCGCCAAGAAGTACTGGGAGCGCGCTGGTGTCAGCCACAAGTGCGAGCTGGTGCTCGCACCTGCAGCGGAGACGCTCAAGGCACGACTCGCTGCTGGGGAAGCAGGTAGCTACGACATCGCGTTCATCGACGCGGATAAGGGCGGCTACCTGACCTATTACGAGCACTGCTTGGAGCTGCTACGCCCCGGCGGCTTGATCCTGGTGGACAACGTGCTTTGGAGTGGCGCCGTTGCGGATCCGTCGGATCAAGACGAAGACACCGTAACCATCCGCAAGCTCAACGAGCACATCCACCAAGACGAACGGGTCAGCGTCAGCATGCTGCCCCTAGGCGACGGCCTCTATCTTGCCCGCAAGCGCTGA
- the serB gene encoding phosphoserine phosphatase SerB, which produces MAQNDRIILHVAGPDRPGVTAKLAEVIASEHARLVNIGQSVLHGYLNLSAVIDLPTTSGALREILFSVSALGLKVDVSPFTAEMEETPFPPRSALCVSFLGALGDGSSLAEITRYIASKNLNIRQIRPLSDDGFSGVELIADSEHKELTDNDVMGLRGDLLAMGAQLQVDMAVQRDDIFRRNKRLVCMDVDSTFVNGEFIDELAELCGVKDRVAEITKRAMAGELDFSGALRERVKLLEGLPMERARSLSDRFELNPGAETFVKILKSLGFRVGLVSGGFDFFVDELRQRFNLDFAFANELETKDGLLTGNVLGTIVDPQRKAQLLKDMAKTYEVRLEQTVAIGDGANDIFMLQTAGLGIAYRAKPKLQAVADMSLNHNEGRLDALLHLMGFTAQELAGIAEC; this is translated from the coding sequence ATGGCACAGAACGATCGCATCATCCTCCACGTCGCCGGGCCTGACCGCCCTGGTGTCACCGCCAAGCTCGCTGAAGTCATCGCGTCCGAGCACGCGAGGCTCGTCAACATCGGCCAGTCCGTGCTGCACGGTTACTTGAACCTGAGCGCGGTGATCGACCTGCCGACCACCTCCGGCGCCTTGCGCGAGATCTTGTTCTCCGTCAGCGCCTTGGGCTTGAAGGTGGACGTATCGCCTTTCACCGCGGAAATGGAGGAGACGCCGTTCCCTCCCCGCAGCGCGCTGTGTGTCAGCTTCCTCGGAGCGCTGGGGGATGGTTCCTCCCTTGCGGAGATCACTCGCTACATCGCGAGCAAGAACCTCAACATCCGTCAGATCCGCCCGCTGTCCGACGACGGCTTCAGCGGCGTCGAGCTGATCGCCGACTCCGAGCACAAGGAGCTCACAGACAACGACGTGATGGGTCTCCGCGGCGACCTGCTCGCGATGGGCGCGCAGCTTCAGGTGGACATGGCGGTGCAACGAGACGACATCTTCCGCCGCAACAAGCGCCTGGTGTGCATGGATGTGGACTCCACGTTCGTGAACGGCGAGTTCATCGATGAGCTCGCTGAGCTCTGCGGCGTGAAGGACCGCGTCGCGGAGATCACGAAGCGCGCCATGGCGGGTGAGCTCGACTTCTCCGGCGCGCTCCGCGAGCGCGTGAAGCTCCTCGAAGGGCTGCCGATGGAGCGTGCTCGCAGCTTGAGCGATCGCTTCGAGCTGAACCCCGGCGCCGAGACGTTCGTGAAGATCTTGAAGAGCCTCGGCTTCCGCGTGGGACTCGTGAGCGGCGGCTTCGACTTCTTCGTCGACGAGCTGCGTCAGCGCTTCAACCTGGACTTCGCCTTCGCCAACGAGCTCGAGACGAAGGACGGCTTGCTGACCGGCAACGTGCTCGGCACCATCGTCGACCCCCAGCGCAAGGCGCAGCTCTTGAAGGACATGGCGAAGACCTACGAGGTCCGCCTCGAGCAGACGGTCGCGATTGGTGACGGCGCGAACGACATCTTCATGCTGCAGACGGCAGGCCTCGGCATCGCCTACCGCGCCAAGCCCAAGCTGCAGGCCGTGGCGGATATGAGCCTGAACCACAACGAGGGCCGCCTCGATGCGCTCTTGCACCTGATGGGCTTCACGGCCCAAGAGCTCGCCGGCATCGCCGAGTGCTGA
- a CDS encoding antibiotic biosynthesis monooxygenase has product MANERSKWITVFRNRLRADAGSDYGEVALRMRELAQSMPGYLSFKTFTADDAERVSLVEFDSLESLLAWKNHPEHHMAQERGRDAYYSEYSVQSAEIAREYRFRLEPDD; this is encoded by the coding sequence ATGGCGAACGAACGCTCGAAGTGGATCACCGTCTTCCGAAACCGGCTGCGCGCCGACGCGGGGAGCGACTACGGCGAGGTTGCGCTGCGCATGCGTGAGCTCGCTCAAAGCATGCCCGGCTACCTGAGCTTCAAGACGTTCACTGCAGACGACGCCGAGCGGGTGAGCCTCGTGGAGTTCGACTCGCTGGAGAGCCTGCTCGCCTGGAAGAACCACCCGGAGCATCATATGGCTCAAGAGCGTGGTCGGGACGCCTACTACTCCGAGTACTCGGTGCAGAGCGCGGAGATCGCTCGAGAGTACCGCTTCCGCCTCGAACCCGACGACTGA
- a CDS encoding pirin family protein, whose amino-acid sequence MKQIPRREVLGNLVTLASASVLGAGGLLGCDTGAPEARSATRTAQPLPARRVPRQFRSMPTAEGRGAIVHRIFPVPGFRHLDPFVVLDDFEVAQPAGFPDHPHRGFEAFTYMIEGAFHHKDNLGNDSIITAGGTQRFTSGSGARHSEMPGSGTNNRGLQLWVNLPRVKKQIDPSYAGTPHQELPLIKTAGKTTRRIVGEGSPVKLETAVFYEDVMLDAGSTHSVSLPDDNNHLLYLISGEVQAQGVKLAMREGILPLSGQLDISASRPSRFVVLSGRPHREPIYLRGPFVD is encoded by the coding sequence ATGAAACAGATCCCGCGGCGCGAGGTGCTCGGCAACTTGGTGACTCTGGCTTCGGCCAGTGTGCTCGGCGCTGGTGGTCTGTTGGGTTGCGATACCGGAGCGCCTGAGGCGCGCTCCGCGACGCGTACCGCTCAGCCGCTGCCGGCGCGACGTGTTCCACGGCAGTTCCGCAGCATGCCGACCGCGGAGGGCCGTGGCGCGATCGTGCATCGCATCTTTCCGGTGCCGGGCTTTCGCCACCTCGACCCGTTCGTCGTGCTCGATGACTTCGAGGTCGCGCAGCCCGCTGGTTTTCCGGATCACCCGCACCGCGGATTCGAAGCCTTCACGTACATGATCGAAGGCGCGTTTCATCACAAGGACAACCTCGGTAACGACAGCATCATCACCGCCGGCGGCACTCAGCGCTTCACTTCAGGCAGTGGCGCACGGCACTCGGAGATGCCGGGGTCAGGCACGAACAACCGCGGCTTGCAGCTGTGGGTGAATCTCCCGCGGGTGAAGAAGCAAATCGATCCAAGCTACGCCGGGACGCCCCATCAAGAGCTGCCCTTGATAAAAACCGCAGGGAAAACTACCCGGCGCATCGTGGGTGAGGGCTCACCCGTCAAGCTCGAGACCGCGGTGTTCTACGAGGACGTGATGCTTGACGCCGGCTCCACCCACTCGGTGAGCCTGCCTGATGACAACAACCACCTGCTGTACCTGATCTCTGGTGAGGTTCAGGCTCAGGGCGTGAAGCTTGCGATGCGCGAAGGCATCCTGCCGCTGTCGGGGCAACTCGACATCTCAGCTAGCCGCCCCTCGCGCTTCGTGGTGCTCAGCGGACGCCCCCACCGCGAGCCGATTTACCTGCGCGGCCCGTTCGTCGACTGA
- a CDS encoding DUF2293 domain-containing protein — MPAQSRTAPKLGSIVAPGRSAREVKTEAGDYRVAPSDWVLVPPGDPALSRRIKAEGDHWLVQEKKGRKLFSRGIWAPKERVERITADLEVERKDPAYQRKLDAARAKRETEQAEYAEDFEREVFEFLSFAEQYADLAGRMAQAIAKHATPVGSGTVARTKRISIEERARAATIAWMRHQTTAYDDMKIPRVKGMRREVRRQLAQRSTALLGRYRRGEAIPAECPLKRALQA; from the coding sequence ATGCCCGCGCAGAGCCGCACAGCACCCAAACTCGGCAGCATCGTCGCGCCCGGGCGATCCGCGCGCGAAGTGAAGACGGAAGCCGGTGACTACCGCGTCGCGCCCAGCGATTGGGTGCTGGTGCCGCCAGGGGATCCGGCGCTCAGTCGACGCATCAAGGCCGAGGGCGACCACTGGTTGGTTCAGGAAAAGAAGGGCCGCAAGCTCTTTTCCCGGGGGATCTGGGCGCCGAAGGAGCGCGTGGAGCGTATCACAGCCGACCTCGAAGTGGAACGGAAGGACCCGGCGTACCAGCGCAAGCTGGACGCAGCGCGAGCGAAGCGCGAGACGGAGCAAGCCGAGTACGCGGAAGACTTCGAGCGGGAAGTCTTCGAGTTTCTGAGCTTTGCAGAGCAATACGCAGATCTAGCTGGTCGCATGGCACAGGCGATCGCGAAACACGCGACCCCAGTGGGTAGCGGCACCGTCGCGCGCACCAAACGCATCTCCATCGAGGAGCGGGCGCGTGCCGCCACCATCGCCTGGATGCGCCACCAGACCACCGCCTACGACGACATGAAAATTCCGCGCGTCAAAGGCATGCGCCGCGAAGTGCGCCGCCAGCTAGCCCAACGCTCCACGGCGCTCCTCGGACGTTACCGCCGCGGCGAAGCCATTCCTGCAGAATGTCCGCTCAAGCGGGCACTCCAAGCCTAG